A window of the Labeo rohita strain BAU-BD-2019 chromosome 1, IGBB_LRoh.1.0, whole genome shotgun sequence genome harbors these coding sequences:
- the znf654 gene encoding uncharacterized protein znf654 encodes MAEEESELELDRFKKELETLLKTSASDERGLQSKTYCERFCELVVEQTGRWQVPLPQLQVLQSALCSFVHGVASFPPECEHVRYTLSSLALSIFELLLFFGKDEFIEHPLKGILDSFQDCYASLVGHQNVYLLQVRHIIKDGGPWANPVLQAILKDSELPQEDADKYLSSEVAIFFELRVRYLVACERLPEALALTRRCIRHSVVGKHLYFKQAYLICLWKASHHERLCKGMADIDGKDAVEILCMMENEEKDETVLMLSKGFLSQKLQIGDMYYLWDLVFIWSRLYLRSKLSKQGFLEECKVMILSATNIKAIFPFMKVILAELGKDGLEFCVELCARALQTDLQNDPVSKSLIYKTIAYLLPNDLEVCRACALLVFFLERTVESYKNVFLLYTHPDQEYHADTSLVGNSVRFEVLQILKKDLYFDPEFWSLLNIETNCLKLMSDKVGKATLCEIMQRDKWMPSYCVKGYCQCYADNTHGTVTKAENHTSRKKQESVKTWVSSASGEASSKPPGKRRGRKPGTQLVKDPEACPVRRSFRQLDLAKDHARQHNSRRQRLLSRQTEMNTLKRKGRKPQWLLDQLAENSEPQQDKKPRRKPKQSNLLKDISLEEPLSEITMNISYPDNEVDLTSDVQASLFSTETPHNTECSTDKTASQENLKWPDSATSLLELLSAESTQCRKKDFRVREEIVFREQGLTMVRKFHTYSRPAEIEELSVDSSPKDEVKVDHNESKNERQTAEQQCEPTESPQAAAQDKNAVEIKTTPIPVINEEESSPAETILEPFKEIIEHPEVNEPPSPQDANTKYPDYGPYSPISPPEITNVDLPPESVTTADAIPVPDSTPENVTRLHEDAPPVLTEVMMLPDDTAATLSQSEINISSKIEHENMEAPVLSPRPEETLPRPEDMSSRPEETSPEMHKAVVDLVPDLIPPSEAGCQLSVNCSLCNKETKYQYILRHAMWHHRTDRKCMFCHKRYTHGRSPSVHFKVHIQELKKSNGLFDENICENATKTNLRRAQTRLFKRVNPAMKNRFRNIKMRLNCTLNITNLHKEGQSSEPKERLRARLVKNSDHPSTSEEQKEKVCKMKRKHLRRVLAKRSQSIDENKKFFRMGLARKRAKTMQTVTPDDNHSDTKDTLAHRVNGVIRKKRKVKSEPETNTTDEKVQTSLPQDNKVKIDSVEGQKDNVKTESEKSEVTKVKSKSKMKRKDKMPNSGLKKKITPGDQKEEGEDVKRRKITSSPEVSSENQEPKDNNTEFKEINPVVHKKAPQPKPKQPSTPFQGKRTGASTQVRCPVEICTFSAKSILVLSHVLSHHHGDKKALVFFFNFGKEKCLFCCRKIFNPQHFFDHVICHRGELKFPCYHYGCKERFQTRMELSEHMLCHHPLRAMCCFPGCSMQVESSILLYRHERTHYLPDTNLERKPKESEPTGHGAPQSLEDSIEASANSSPSQQILDTGNLKHPAHQDDEDRKPLVLNKGSVSYSTKNHSLINGHSECDKVVPPKPSDPVVKEQEPSVLGKPVTKQFVRPLPSAYLDESYISMPKRWKEPQVASKSLGSVAKQEKVATRQRCSRCFQSFNNEEELQTHKDKCTSLFGFDSDDESAS; translated from the exons ATGGCGGAAGAAGAGAGTGAATTGGAGTTAGACAGGTTTAAGAAAGAACTGGAGACTTTGTTGAAGACTAGTGCAAGCGACGAACGCGGACTCCAGAGCAAGACGTACTGTGAACGATTCTGTGAG TTGGTGGTGGAGCAAACCGGACGATGGCAAGTGCCTCTTCCCCAGCTCCAGGTGTTGCAGAGTGCCCTGTGCTCTTTTGTCCATGGTGTGGCTTCATTCCCTCCGGAGTGTGAGCATGTACGCTACACGCTGAGTAGTCTGGCCCT GAGCATCTTCGAACTGCTGTTGTTCTTCGGAAAAGATGAATTCATCGAGCATCCTTTAAAAGGCATCCTAGACTCATTCCAG GACTGCTATGCGAGCCTGGTAGGACACCAGAATGTTTACCTTCTGCAGGTTAGACATATTATTAAAGATGGAGGTCCTTGGGCAAACCCTGTTCTTCAGGCCATCCTCAAGGATTCAGAACTACCACAAGAAGATG CGGACAAATATCTGAGCTCAGAAGTAGCCATTTTCTTTGAGCTTCGAGTGCGTTATCTGGTGGCGTGTGAGAGGCTACCGGAGGCATTGGCACTGACAAGGAGATGCATCCGGCACTCTGTTGTAGGAAAACATCTCTATTTCAAGCAAGCCTACCTCATCTGCCTTTGGAAAGCTTCTCATCATGAGCGATTGTGCAAGGGG ATGGCAGACATCGATGGGAAGGATGCTGTAGAGATACTCTGCATGATGGAGAATGAAGAGAAAGATGAGACTGTTTTAATGCTGAGTAAAGGCTTCCTATCTCAGAAGCTCCAGATTGGAGATATGTACTACCTTTG GGATTTGGTCTTCATATGGAGCAGACTCTATCTGCGATCAAAGCTGTCTAAGCAGGGCTTCCTAGAGGAATGCAAAGTAATGATTCTGTCAGCCACCAACATAAAAGCGATTTTCCCATTTATGAAGGTGATTTTGGCAGAG cttgGAAAAGATGGCTTGGAGTTTTGTGTGGAGCTTTGTGCACGAGCCTTGCAGACTGACCTTCAGAATGATCCAGTCTCCAAGTCTCTTATCTACAAAACCATTGCATACCTACTCCCTAATGACCTTGAGGTCTGTAGGGCTTGTGCACTGCTAGTTTTCTTTCTAGAGAGAACTGTTGAGTCATACAAGAATGTGTTCCTCCTATACACTCACCCTGATCAAGAGTACCATGCAGACACCAGTCTTGTCGGAAACAGTGTACGCTTTGAGGTTCTCCAGATCCTGAAAAAAGACCTGTACTTCGACCCCGAGTTCTGGAGCCTTCTCAACATTGAAACAAACTGTCTTAAGCTAATGAGCGATAAGGTTGGTAAAGCAACACTATGTGAAATAATGCAAAGGGACAAGTGGATGCCAAGCTACTGTGTGAAAGGATATTGTCAGTGTTATGCAGACAACACACATGGCACTGTCACTAAAGCAGAGAATCATACCAGTCGAAAGAAACAGGAGTCAGTGAAAACGTGGGTAAGTTCTGCCTCAGGGGAAGCATCCTCCAAACCTCCAGGCAAAAGGCGGGGAAGGAAGCCAGGCACACAGCTTGTAAAAGATCCAGAGGCCTGTCCAGTTCGACGTTCATTTAGGCAATTGGACTTGGCAAAGGATCATGCCAGGCAACATAATAGTAGACGCCAGAGACTCCTTTCCCGGCAGACAGAGATGAACACTCTGAAGCGCAAGGGAAGGAAACCACAATGGCTTTTAGACCAGTTAGCTGAAAACAGTGAACCTCAACAAGACAAGAAACCAAGAAGGAAACCAAAGCAGTCAAATCTTTTGAAGGATATTTCACTTGAGGAGCCATTAAGTGAAATCACAATGAACATTTCCTACCCTGATAACGAAGTTGACCTCACTTCTGATGTTCAGGCCTCACTGTTTTCCACAGAGACCCCTCATAATACTGAATGCAGTACTGACAAAACTGCATCTCAAGAGAATTTGAAATGGCCTGACAGTGCTACGTCTCTTCTCGAGTTACTCTCAGCAGAATCTACTCAATGTAGGAAAAAAGACTTCAGGGTGAGGGAGGAGATTGTTTTCCGTGAGCAAGGCCTTACTATGGTTCGTAAATTCCACACATATTCAAGACCAGCTGAAATAGAAGAATTATCAGttgacagttcacccaaagatgAAGTTAAGGTGGACCATAATGAATCCAAAAATGAAAGACAGACTGCTGAGCAACAGTGTGAACCGACAGAGAGCCCTCAAGCTGCTGCACAGGATAAAAATGCTGTGGAAATCAAGACTACACCAATCCCAGTCATAAATGAGGAAGAATCCAGTCCTGCTGAAACCATTCTTGAGCCATTTAAAGAAATCATTGAACATCCAGAAGTTAACGAGCCACCAAGTCCCCAAGATGCAAACACCAAATATCCGGACTATGGCCCTTATAGTCCTATTAGTCCTCCAGAAATTACTAATGTTGATCTTCCACCAGAATCTGTCACCACAGCTGATGCCATTCCTGTACCTGATAGTACACCAGAAAACGTGACCCGTCTCCATGAGGATGCTCCTCCAGTTCTTACTGAAGTGATGATGCTCCCTGATGATACAGCAGCTACTTTGAGTCAAAGTGAGATTAACATTTCTTCTAAAATTGAGCATGAGAATATGGAGGCACCAGTGCTATCACCAAGACCTGAGGAGACGTTACCAAGACCTGAAGATATGTCATCAAGACCTGAGGAGACATCACCAGAAATGCACAAAGCTGTTGTTGATCTAGTCCCTGACCTTATTCCACCAAGTGAGGCAGGTTGTCAGCTTTCAGTTAACTGCAGCCTTTGCAATAAAGAAACCAAATACCAATACATTCTACGGCATGCAATGTGGCATCATCGGACTGACAGAAAGTGCATGTTCTGCCACAAACGCTACACTCATGGGCGTAGCCCATCAGTCCATTTTAAAGTGCACATTCAGGAGCTGAAAAAGTCTAATGGGCtttttgatgaaaatatttGTGAGAATGCCACAAAGACCAACTTGCGACGTGCCCAGACAAGACTGTTTAAACGTGTGAATCCTGCCATGAAGAATAGGTTTAGAAACATCAAAATGAGGTTAAACTGTACTTTGAACATCACAAATTTGCACAAGGAAGGGCAAAGTTCAGAGCCTAAAGAGAGACTGCGGGCAAGGTTAGTTAAGAATTCAGATCACCCAAGTACATCGGAAGAACAAAAAGAGAAAGTTTGCAAGATGAAGAGAAAACATTTAAGAAGAGTTTTAGCAAAGAGATCTCAGTCCATAGATGAGAACAAAAAGTTTTTCAGAATGGGACTAGCAAGGAAGAGAGCAAAGACTATGCAAACAGTAACTCCAGATGACAACCATTCAGATACCAAGGACACCTTGGCTCATAGGGTAAATGGAGTGATCAGAAAGAAGAGAAAAGTGAAGAGCGAGCCTGAGACGAATACCACTGATGAAAAGGTTCAGACATCATTACCACAGGATAACAAAGTGAAAATTGATAGTGTAGAAGGTCAGAAAGACAATGTCAAGACTGAGTCTGAGAAATCAGAAGTAACAAAAGTCAAGAgcaaatcaaaaatgaaaagaaaagataAAATGCCAAACTCTGGGCTGAAAAAGAAGATTACGCCTGGAGATCAAAAAGAGGAAGGAGAAGATGTAAAGAGGAGGAAGATAACAAGTAGCCCGGAAGTCAGTTCTGAGAATCAGGAACCCAAAGAcaataatactgaatttaagGAAATAAATCCAGTGGTGCACAAGAAAGCTCCTCAGCCAAAACCCAAACAGCCTTCCACACCATTCCAAGGAAAAAGAACTGGAGCATCTACACAGGTCAGATGCCCTGTGGAGATATGTACATTTAGTGCAAAGTCGATCCTCGTCCTCTCGCATGTGCTGTCTCACCACCATGGCGACAAGAAGGCGCTTGTGTTCTTTTTCAACTTTGGAAAGgaaaaatgtcttttctgtTGCAGAAAGATATTTAACCCTCAGCATTTTTTTGACCATGTGATATGCCACAGAGGTGAGCTGAAGTTCCCATGCTACCATTACGGCTGTAAGGAGAGGTTCCAAACACGAATGGAGCTTAGCGAGCACATGTTATGCCATCATCCGTTGAGAGCGATGTGCTGCTTTCCTGGCTGCTCTATGCAAGTTGAGAGCTCTATACTCTTGTATAGGCATGAGAGAACACATTATCTACCCGATACTAATTTGGAAAGAAAACCCAAAGAATCTGAACCAACAGGGCATGGAGCCCCTCAAAGCCTGGAAGATAGTATAGAGGCATCAGCAAATTCTTCACCAAGTCAACAAATTCTAGATACAGGCAATTTGAAGCATCCTGCACATCAAGATGATGAGGATAGAAAACCTTTGGTTCTCAATAAAGGTTCTGTAAGCTACAGTACCAAGAACCATAGTCTCATTAATGGACATAGCGAGTGTGACAAAGTTGTTCCTCCCAAACCTTCAGATCCAGTCGTTAAAGAGCAGGAACCATCGGTTTTAGGAAAACCTGTTACGAAACAATTCGTTCGACCTCTTCCCTCAGCCTATCTGGATGAGTCTTATATTAGCATGCCAAAACGCTGGAAGGAACCCCAGGTGGCCTCAAAGTCATTAGGCTCTGTGGCAAAGCAAGAAAAAGTGGCTACCAGGCAGCGCTGCTCTCGATGTTTTCAGTCTTTCAACAATGAGGAAGAGCTGCAAACACATAAGGACAAATGCACATCCCTCTTTGGTTTTGATTCGGATGATGAAA GTGCCTCCTGA
- the cldng gene encoding claudin-like protein ZF-A9, translating into MSVGLQLLGTTLGILGWLGIIISCTLPLWRVTAFIGTNIVTAQIMWEGLWMSCVVQSTGQMQCKVYDSMLALPQDLQASRAILIIASLVGLIAIFASFAGGRCTNCLADGFAKARVAVAGGAFFVAAGVLGLVPSSWTAHQIIGDFYNPLVAHSQKRELGAAIFICWGAAVLMLIGGGLLCSSCPKGRESRGGRYMAASQNGRERLEYV; encoded by the coding sequence ATGTCTGTTGGCTTGCAACTCCTTGGAACCACATTAGGCATTCTTGGCTGGCTGGGAATCATCATCTCATGTACGCTTCCTCTATGGCGTGTTACTGCTTTTATTGGTACCAACATTGTGACGGCGCAGATTATGTGGGAAGGACTGTGGATGAGCTGTGTGGTGCAGAGCACCGGCCAAATGCAGTGTAAAGTGTACGACTCCATGCTGGCTCTTCCTCAAGACCTACAGGCCTCTCGAGCAATCCTTATTATTGCTTCCCTTGTTGGTTTAATAGCAATATTTGCCAGTTTCGCAGGTGGTAGATGTACTAATTGCTTGGCAGACGGTTTCGCAAAGGCTCGGGTTGCCGTAGCAGGAGGGGCGTTTTTTGTCGCTGCGGGGGTCTTGGGTTTGGTGCCGTCGAGTTGGACTGCCCATCAGATCATTGGGGACTTCTACAATCCTCTAGTGGCCCATTCTCAGAAGAGGGAGCTGGGAGCAGCTATCTTTATCTGTTGGGGGGCGGCGGTTCTCATGCTGATTGGCGGAGGACTCCTCTGCAGCTCTTGCCCAAAAGGAAGAGAGTCTCGTGGGGGTCGGTACATGGCCGCTTCTCAAAATGGAAGGGAGCGCTTGGAGTATGTGTGA
- the htr1fb gene encoding 5-hydroxytryptamine receptor 1F, translating to MDPINCSSVDLSDVLASRMSPSKILLSLTLSFLAVATTAINSLVITAILITRKLHQPANYLICSLAVTDLLVAVLVMPVSIVYIAEESWVLGPIVCHLWLGVDVTCCTCSILHLAAIALDRYRAITDAVAYSQKRTYKRAIITILALWTLSVLVSLPPLVWRKFPVEHKDGEREVMDCLIEHDHVAFTVYSTFGAFYIPLALILVLYYKIYKAAETLRNRRGSSRLVKQTVSSVMLPGMSSDKDIALSPDTFCPVEKSFSDPSTDGERMRITSSSGNLIKVRRNPGARERRAALTLGLILGAFVICWLPFFLKEVIVNICPTCSTSAVLADFLTWLGYLNSLINPLIYTIFNEDFKKAFKRLLPLCCTSIL from the coding sequence ATGGACCCCATCAACTGCTCATCTGTGGATCTCTCTGATGTTCTGGCCAGCAGGATGAGTCCCAGTAAGATCCTCCTCTCCCTGACTCTCTCCTTCCTGGCAGTGGCGACCACCGCCATCAACTCCCTGGTCATCACAGCTATCCTGATCACCCGCAAACTCCACCAACCCGCCAACTACCTCATCTGCTCTCTAGCTGTGACAGATCTTCTAGTAGCTGTTCTAGTAATGCCCGTCAGCATTGTGTACATTGCAGAAGAGTCGTGGGTTCTCGGTCCAATCGTGTGTCACCTGTGGTTGGGTGTTGATGTTACGTGCTGCACCTGCTCAATTTTACACCTAGCCGCCATTGCGCTCGATCGATATCGCGCCATTACCGATGCCGTGGCGTATTCCCAGAAACGCACGTATAAGAGAGCAATCATAACCATTTTAGCCCTGTGGACACTGTCTGTGCTGGTGTCTTTACCACCTTTAGTGTGGAGGAAATTCCCGGTGGAACACAAAGATGGGGAGAGGGAAGTCATGGACTGCTTGATCGAGCATGACCATGTGGCCTTCACTGTCTACTCAACTTTTGGAGCATTTTATATTCCACTGGCCCTCATTTTGGTGCTTTACTACAAGATCTACAAGGCGGCGGAGACTCTGCGTAACCGTCGAGGGAGCAGCCGATTGGTCAAACAGACAGTGAGCAGCGTCATGCTTCCTGGAATGAGCTCCGATAAAGACATCGCCCTCAGTCCTGACACATTCTGCCCAGTCGAGAAGTCATTTTCGGATCCATCGACAGATGGGGAAAGGATGCGTATTACTTCATCATCAGGTAATCTCATCAAGGTCCGTAGGAACCCAGGGGCCAGGGAGAGACGGGCGGCTTTGACGTTAGGACTAATCCTGGGAGCCTTTGTGATTTGTTGGTTACCGTTCTTCCTAAAGGAGGTAATTGTGAATATTTGCCCGACCTGCAGCACTTCCGCTGTGCTTGCAGATTTCCTCACCTGGCTTGGGTACCTCAATTCCCTCATCAATCCGCTAATATACACCATCTTTAATGAGGACTTTAAGAAAGCATTTAAAAGACTTCTGCCTCTCTGCTGCACCAGCATTCTGTGA